ATATCCAATGCTAATGGCAGCAGATATTTTGTTGTACGATGCCGATATTGTTCCTGTTGGAAAAGACCAATTACAGCATTTGGAAATGACAAGGGATGTAGCTTCTAGATTTCACCATCAACTTGGAGAAACTTTTGTCCTGCCCAAAGCTAAAGTACAGGAAGAGACCATGTACATACCAGGTACGGATGGCGAAAAAATGAGCAAGAGCAAGGGGAATATTATCAATTTGTTCCAGCCAGATAAAAAATTGCGCAAACAACTTATGGGCATTGTTACGGACAGCACTCCCATGGAAGACCCAAAAGACCCGACCAATGATAACGTTTTTGCCCTTTATAAAATTTTAGCTACCCCAGAACAAGTAGAAGAAATGAGTGCAAATTATTTGGCAGGGAATTATGGCTATGGACATGCAAAGCAAGCTTTATATGAAGTAATCCTGAGCAAATTTGAAGAACCTCGTGAAAAGTTTGAGTACTACATGAACCACCTCAACGAAGTCGATGAAGCTTTGTCAATAGGAGCCGAAAAAGCCAAAAAAATTGCAGATGGCGTTTTGAATCGGGTAAGAGAAAAGTTGGGGTATTAAACCACCTCAAATAATTTCCCCGGCAATGCCCGTATAACACTTTTCATCTCCATATTGAAAAGTATAGAAGATGTTTTATGGACCGGTATACCACACTCTAGGGCAATCGTATCCAAAAGTTGTTTTCCATGGGTCTGCAAATATGAACAAACTTTCTGTTCTGTTTCGTCCAACTCAACAAACAGCTGCTTTTGCAGTACAGGTTGCTGTTTCTCTAGTTTCCACCCTAATAGATAAATCAACTCGGCCGCTGAAGTAAGCATATGCGCTTTTTGCTTTTTGATCAAGTCGTTGCAGCCTTTACTAAATTTATCCTTGTATCTTCCAGGCACTCCAAATACTTCGCGATTATACCCATTCGCCAAGTCGGCGGTCACCAAGCTACCTCCTTTTTCAGCAGATTCTACGACAATAGTGGCTTCGCTCATTCCAGCTATAATCCTATTGCGCTTTAAAAAATTCTCTCGGTCTGGATTGCTCGTACTCCAGAATTCGGTAATGAAACCTCCATTTTTCTCAATTCCAGAGACATAATTTTTATGCTTTTTCGGATAGATTTGATTTAACCCATGTGCCAAACATCCTATGGTCTGCAATCCCTTTTCCATTGCCGCCTTTTGAACCGTTATATCCACACCATATGCAAATCCACTTACAATAACAGGGTTTAGAGGTGCTATTTCTTCTATAAATTCCTCACAAAATGCAGTCCCGTAGCTGGTAACGTTTCGGGTACCGACCACACTTATAATTTTTCGATGCTCTAGATCGATATTCCCCCTCTTGAACAGAACTATAGGGCCATCAAAGCAGTGCTTAAGATATTCAGGATAGTTCTTATCCATAAAATAGCATATACCAACATGTTCTTTTTTGATATAATCGTACTCTGCCTCTGCTTCTTCAAGATGAACTGTATCAAACAGTCCTTTGATGGTCGCTTGCCCAACACTCTCAATTTTTAAGAGATGCTGCATTTTATCTTCAAAAATCGCAGTTGGGCTACCACAATGGGCAATCAATTTTTTTGCTGTTACATTGCCAATGTTTGGAACTGTCTGCAGACGCAGAACGGCAATTATTTCATCATCAGTCATTTAAAAGAATAGGTTAAGTTGTTCACAAAATACAGAATTTCAAATGTTAATAAAAAGTGATGTGGCCTATTTTGTGCTCTTTCTTTTTTTATAATATTTGTGCCAATGCGTATCGAAACCTACATACAAGAGCTCTTATACGATTATAATTGTGTTGTTGTTCCCAATTTTGGGGCTTTTTTGGCGCATGGCAAATCTACTGAGCTAGACACAGCAACCAATACATTGATTCCACCTACCAAAGTGGTTTCCTTTAATGCACAATTATCAAAAAACGATGGTCTTTTAGTATCCCATATTGCCAAGGCAAAAAATCTTGGGTATGAAGCAGCCCTGCAAGAGGTCATGTTTGAATCTGAAGCATGGAACAAAAAGTTGGAGCGCGCAGAACGCATAGAGCTTTTTGGTATAGGAGAGCTTTGGTTGAACAAAGAACAAAAAGTACAGTTTCAACCGGAAAACAAAATCAACTATCTCAGTTCTTCATTTGGATTGTCTGCTTTTACGGTAACACCCATACAACGTGAGGTTCTAAAGGAAGAAGTTGAAGAACTGGAAGAAAAGATTCCTTTTATCATAACGCCAGAGAAACGAGAGCAATCCTCTTTTCGGCCATGGTTAAAGTATGCTGCAATTTTTTTATTGGCCGTTTCCGTGGGCGTAACTTCATATCGTACATATGGTGATGTTCAACAAAAAAAGGTTGCTGTTCAGCAAGATGCCCAAAAACAGGTTTCCAGGCTTATACAAGAAGCAACTTTTTTTGACAGTGCTCCATTGGAACTCCCCGCTTTGAGCATCAAGGTCAACAAAAAACAGCTTGGCAAACACCATATTATTGCAGGTGCTTTTCGAATTGAAAAAAATGCTGAAAAAAAGGTGGCCCTACTCAAACAAAAGGGATACAATGCATTTTATCTAGGAACAAACAAGTATGGGCTGCACCAAGTAGCCTACGATAGTTTTGAAAATCCCGATGAGGCTCTCAATTATCTAAGAAAAATCAAGCGAACTGTTTCTTCGGATGCTTGGTTGTTATCAGAGAAATAGGATTTGTTTCTTTAAAAGCATCGTACACTTCAATATCTTTGCGCAAAATTTGAATACATGCGCGCAAAGACTCCTAAAGAATCAAGAACAACAATGACAGACATGGTTTTGCCCAGCGAAACCAATCCATTGAACAACCTTTTTGGAGGCGAACTGTTAGCACGTATGGATAGAGCGGCCAGTATTTCTGCAAGACGCCATAGCCGAAGAATTACCGTAACCGCATCTGTTAACCATGTAGCATTCAATCGTTCTGTACCATTGGGCAGTGTGGTTACCGTTGAGGCATCGGTCTCCAGAGCTTTTAGGACATCCATGGAGATATTTATTGATGTTTGGATGGAAGACCGTTTTACAGGGGAGCGTACCAAGGCCAATGAAGCTATTTATACATTCGTTGCCGTTGATGAGACTGGAATACCAACCGAAGTACCACCATTAGAACCAGAAACCGAACTTGAAAAAGAACGTTTTGCGGCTGCTCTAAGAAGAAAGCAGTTGAGCTTAGTTTTGGCTGGGAAAATGAAACCTACAGATGCTACAGAACTGAAGGCATTGTTTATGGGATAATCATTTCTAAAAATCAAAATTATCAGGGTTGGGACCAAATCGATGTCCCTTATCCAGATTATCCAACAATTGAACATCTTCAGGCGAAAGTTCAAAGTCAAAGACATCAGCGTTTGCAATAATACGCTCTTTTTTAGAGGATTTTGGAATGGTAACCACGCCTTTCTGCAAATCCCATCGTAAAACGATCTGTGCTGCTGTCTTGTTGTACTTTTCGCCCAACTGTTTGAACTCGTCCATATCAAAAATTTTCCCTTGCATCATAGGCGACCAAGCCTCATATTGAATTTTGTTTTGAATACAGAAATCCATTAAATCTTGTTGCACTAAATACGGATGAAACTCCATTTGGTTCACCATGGGTACTACTTCCGCCTCGGTCAACAAGTCTTCCAAATGGTGTTGCAAAAAGTTACTTACGCCTATGGAACGAATCCTTTGTTCTTGATAAAGGCGTTCCATAGCTCTCCATGTATCCTTGGATAATTCCCCTTTTGGCCAATGAATCAAATAAAGATCTAAATAGTCCATGCCCAATCGTTCCAAACTTGCGTCAAAAGCCTTGAGCGTTGAATCATATCCCTGATCATCGTTCCAGACCTTACTTACTACAAATACATCTTTTCTATCTACTTCACTCTCCCGTAGTCCTGTACCTACACCTTGTTCATTTTTATAGATTGCTGCTGTATCAATATGTCGATAGCCATGGTTTAGCGCTTCTCTGACCGCAGAAATGACCTCGTTACCATCCTTGGACAGGTATACCCCCAAGCCAAAATATGGCATCTGTACCCCATTATGAAGCTTAAATGTCCCCTGTAAATCTGTTATTGTTCCCATATGTTATAATTGATAGATCCAATCTTCCGGATTAAGTCGATTAGAATCCTGATACAAATAAAATTTCAGCTTCGTTGTGCCATCAAACCGATTGGTATAAATATCTCCTAATGCCTCTTTTACCGAGACTTTATCGCCCTTTTTAACATACACATTGGATAAGTTATAATATGTGCTTATATAATTTCCATGCTTTATCTGCACTCCTCTACTACCCCCTGGTACAGATAGAATAGCTATTACTTCACCTTCAAAAATCGCTCTAGCCTTGCTGCCTTTATCCGTTGCAATGGTGACCCCATTGTTCCTGTGTTTTATACCAGGGTACAGTTTGTCACTATAAACTCCATATCCCTGGCTTTTAACCCCTTTTTCTACTGGCCAAATCAGTTTGCCCTTGTTAGAAGAAAAGTTGGTAGCCACCAATTTGGCTTCGGGGGTAAGTACAAACTTGGTGCTACTGGACTTACCAGCTTTCTTATTCGTCTTTACAATGGCACTTTTTATGAGCCTTTCTATCTCTCTATCTATTTTGCGGGCTTCCTTTTGTTTTTTGGCAATTGCAGCAGTGTACTTGGTCTCGTTTTGTTGTATGCTTCGCAATAAATTCTTTTGCGTGGCTATCTCTGCAGAAAGTTTGTTTTTAACTCTTTTGTTTTCTGCCAGAAGTTGTTCCTTGGTCTTTCGCTGTTCGACCAGATCCCTGTTTAAAACAGCTAACTCGTCTGTTTTTTTAATGATGTCCTCCCCTTGCTTCTTTCTATGCTTAGCATATTGTTCCATATACTGAAGCCTTTTAAATGCTTGATAGAAGTTTTCTGAAGACAATAAAAACATTAAGCGATTGTTCTGCGACTTATTCTGATAGGATTTTTGAATAAGCTCTGCGTAATCGGTCTTTAGAATTTTAAGGTCTTCTCTTAGCTTACTTATGTTCCTTATGTTTACATTGATCTGCCTATTGAGCAAGTTGGATTGTTGGTTGGTGACTCTTATAAGTTCTTGGCTTACATTTATTTTTTTGTCTAAAGCCTCCATTTGATCCAATACCGTACCCTTCTCTTTTTTTTCTGCGAAGAGCAATCTATTAATTTCCTTAATTTCATTTTGCAGTCTCTCCCGCTTGGCTTCCAGCGCCTTTTGTTCACTGGTCTGTGTAAAGCAATTTGTTGAAATAAAAAAAGTAATCAACAGTGATAGAGTACGATATGGAATCTTATCCAGCATATTACTTTAATACTATTTTATCAAATCCTTTTGGAACTTTGTATGGAAAATTCAATGTCCTGTTCAATTCCAAGCTCTTAAAGCTTAAATCTATATTCGTGTTTTCATCTTCTTCCCTAGCTTCAATTTTGATTTCGTCGGGCAAGACCCTTCCAGAAATATCTTGATAGGTATAATTTGCGGAAAGCTGCCTTTCTTTCTCTGGTTGGGAAATTTCCTGTGTCGCTATTTTAAAGTTTTTGGGCTCTAGTTCAAATAGAATTTTAAAAAGTTCCCGGGCTTTTTTAGGTTTCAACTGATAACTTTTTGTGTTTACCGTAGATGTATACTTTTCTTCCCTTAAGTCCAAAATGGCATTGCCCAACAATAAGTTTTGAACTTTATCAAAATCGAGGTCAGTTCCTAAGAGGCCACTCAGATAACTAAAATCACCATCAAAATATTCATTTTGCAACTTGTTGTAAAATGATACCCGTTCTGGGGTAATATGTGCTTTCACCATGCCCAAGGGAGCGCTTATCCAGATGACTTTATCCTTTTCCATGCGCAAGCTCACCGTTACACCTTGGCTTTCATCACCATTGGAATAATCGATTTTTACACGCCCGCTCAATGTTTTAAAATCAAGTTGATTTGTGTAATGTTTTGCTATAATCCGTTTTGTTGAGATTCCTTCATCAATATTGCCCCCAGTAACCGCTTTTTTGGATTTACAGGCACCAAAAATCAGTACTAAAAAAAGTAATGCTGCCGATTGTGCTTTTATCCTATCTAAAGTTAATTCCATCAGAGTCCAGGTTTAATTTTATTGGCATATTCGTTGGCCTTTGATGTATTGCCAATTGCCATATAAGCTTTGGATAGTTCTTTGTAAATTTTATTGGCCAAAGCGGTATCATCAAACAAATAATCCAAAGCACTCTCTAAAACTTCCGTAGCTTTTGAAGACTTGGAAACACCATTTAGCGCAGTTCCGTAAGCATAATAAAAATAGGGTTGTAACGGATAGGAGTCCAATGCCTCTTGAGACACCTCTTCCATCTGTTTATAAGCTCTTTTTTCCAATAACGCTTCAATAGTTGATTTGTATTGGGCAACAGGGTCATCTTCCACAGATGGTTTTACCTCATAAGAAAATGTCGTTGTCCGTGTTATAGTATTCTTTTGTATAGAATCGTTTATTCTACGTGCTAAATCTGTTGCAAACTGGGAATTTTCAAAGCTTTCCAACACTTTCAAAGCTGCGTTGTACTTTTTTCTCTTAAAATAAAGAACAGCAAGGTTTTCCTGCAGTTTTTTGTTTGTATACGGAATATTTGATTGAACAATATCAATATTGCTTCCCTGTTTTTCCAAAATGTTTAAAAGAACTTCTAAGTGCCAGTAATCCGTTGGTTGGGCAACCAATGCCTCAATTGAATATTGCTGCGCCTGAATGTATTGTTTATCCAAAAAATAGGTCTTCGCCAACTCATAATCGATTACGCTATTTGTTGGCTCTATGCGTTTGCATTCCAGAAACAAGTCGATAGCCCTATCATAGTTTTGTATACCCTTTTGTTTTAAAGCTTCAAAAAACGCTTCTTGAAACTCATCGGTATATTCTTCAAGAAAGACTTCGGAACTTTGCTCGACATTGATTTTCTCTTCTTCTTGGGAGTAAAAAGTAGTAGAGAATAGTAATCCGAAGACAAAAAAAGATATGTTTCTTAAGAATTCGTTCATCTTCATTTTGATTTCTACAATCTGATTAAAACCATTTTGTGCTTTGTGAGCTCTTCAAGTTCAAAAAACGCTTCTTTCAAAAGCACTGTTTCTTTAAACTCATCAACCCTTTGATTTTTGATTCTTACAATCTGCAATTCACCTATGTTTATTAATTCCCATTCGATGTTATAAATAACCTTTGGTAGAGCCTCTTTCTTTTTGCTGAAATATTCATTTCCACATCTCCTTCTTGGTCTATTGATCTGTAAATTGCTGTTAACAAAAAAATGATTCTTATCTCTGTAAACTAACTTGCTCTCATTAGATTCAAGATTAGATACAACCCAATTTTTCTGAATAAATTTTAACTCATTTTTTTCAATTGACTGCGCTTTTGAAAACAAAAAATTAAAACAAATGACAAGACTCAATATGCTCTTCAGTTGAACCATAACACCACGAATTTAACTCTCGTGATTTGATAACAACAATTATTCCATAACCGAGTAATCTCCTATACTTATCGTTTCAAAATTACCATCAAAAACCACTTGGTTGCCGATCATGGCATTATCCAAGTTAGCATTTTTGATACTGGTATTGGTTTGGATTAAACTATTTTTAACGGTTGAGTTTTCAACTGTTGTGTTGTCTCCAATGGAAACATAAGGTCCAACAGTGGTATTTTTTAGTACTACATTTTCACCAATAAAACAAGGTTCGATAATGTTCGCATTTTCTTTTTGGACCGATTTGGAAATCAACTCTTCACCATCCTTTTCCAAAAAACCGAGCATGCGCTGATTGGTCTCCACGGTTACATTTTTGTTTCCACAGTCCATCCATTCGTCTACTTTTCCAGGAACAAACTTCATCCCTTTTTCCATCATTCGCTTAATACCATCATTTATCTGATACTCACCTCCATTAATGATATCGTTGTCCAAAACGTACTGTAATTCATTTTTGAGCACAGCCACATCTTTAAAATAGTAGATTCCAATGACCGCCAGGTCCGAGACAAATTCTTGGGGTTTTTCGACCAGCTCCACGATTTCGTTTTGTTTACTAAGTTTTACCACACCAAATGCTTCCGGTCTATCCACCTGCTTTACCCATATAACACTGTCCGCAGATTTGTCCAAATCAAAATCGGCACGGATTAGGGTATCGGCATAGGCAATTACGGCTGGACCGCTAAGCGATTCTTTGGCACTCATAATGGCATGGCCCGTACCTAGGGGTTCATCTTGTCGATAGATAGAGCCTTTGGCGCCAAGGTTTTTTGCCAATTGCATTAAACTATCGACTACATCATCGCCAAAAAAAGCTGGGTCCCCAAGGATAAAGGCTACTTCTTCAATCTGTTCCCCCAAGACTTTGGCAATGTCGGTTACCAATCTGTGGACAATAGGTTTGCCAGCAACCGGGATTAAGGGTTTGGGTACGGTTAATGTGTGTGGGCGTAATCTTGAGCCGCGACCGGCCATGGGTACAATAATTTTCATATAGTTGCTTGTTAAAGCTGGTGTCTTTTAATTAAACTTTTATCTTTTTGCTTTATTGTAATAACAACGTGCTTCCTTTATCCACGTAGTTTCATTTTTTTCCTGTGCTTCCAAATCCTCCAGCACCACGTTCTGTATCGGAAAGCGATTCAACTGCTATCCATTCCGCACGCTCATGTTTGGCAATGACCATTTGGGCAATGCGCTCTCCGTCCTCAATCGTAAAATCTTCATGAGAAAGATTGACCAAAATGACACCAATCTCACCACGGTAATCCGCATCAATAGTACCTGGCGCATTCAGGACAGAAATTCCTTTTTTAGCCGCCAATCCGCTTCGAGGTCTCACTTGTGCTTCATACCCAACGGGTAATTCAATAAAAATTCCAGTCGGTATAATCGCTCTTTCCAATGACTTTAGTGTAATGGGCTCTTGTAAATTGGCCCTTAAATCCATACCTGCAGATGCAACCGTTTCATAATGTGGCAATTGATGTGCAGATGTATTGATGATGTTAACTTTCACGTTGTAGAAATATCTTTTTTAATTTATCGCCTTCCAATTTGTAAAGCATCCCCAAAAATAACAAAAGTAGTAGGCCTCCCGCTATTAAATTTCGGTTAAACACATAAAAGGACAATGCAGAGAAAGAAATTGAAACCGAAAGATAAAACACTATTTTCCGCATGTTGTAGGGAACTGGATAGTACTTTCTTCCAAAGTAATACGAAAGCAACATCATACTGGCGTAGGCTGCCAATGTTGCCAATGCGGAAGCCAAATAACCAATCTTTGGGATAAAAATAATGTTGATTCCCAACGTAATCAATGCACCTACAGAAGATATGTAGGCTCCAAACTTGGTCCGATCTGTGACCTTATACCAAACGGACAAGTTGTGATAAATTCCCAGACAAAAACTTCCCAATAAAATAATAGGTACAATGTCCAATGCTTCCCAGTAGACAGCTTTTCCAAGCAAAAACTTTCCTAAAACATCTACAAATACCACAACGCCCAATAAAATCAAACTACCTAAAATCACAAAATAATTGGTAATCTGGGCATAGGTATCTTTAGAGTTTTCTGTTTTGGCATGACTAAAGAAAAATGGCTCCACTCCCATTCTAAAAGCAGTTCCAAAAAGTGTCATAAAAAGTGCCAATTTGTAACAAGCACCATATTTACCAACTTCTGCTTCCGCTATACCTTCCGGTAATATGGCGGTCAACAAAATTTTATCCACGACTTCGTTAATCGTAAAGGCAATACCGGCTACCATTACAGGACCAGCGTATTTCAACATTCGTTTCCATAGGGCAGCGTCGAACGTATAGGAGACTTTAAAGTAAGTAGGCAATAATATCAGTAGCGTTACACCACTAGCTATAATGTTGGAGATAAAAATGTATTGAATCTCCCAATCCGCTTTATAAATACTGTTCAAAACCCTATCTGCGCTTTCTTGAGCGATTTTTGGTAAAATGAGTAAGAAAAAAACATTGAACGATAAGTTTATGATGACATTGATGCTTTTGAACACCGCATATTTCATCGGTTTTTCCTGTGCCCTTAAGAGTGCAAAAGGTATTATTACCAAGGCGTCCAACACCAGAATATAGGCAGTGAATTTTATATAATCGGGGTTGATGTTGGTAAAATCGGAAAGACTTTCTTTTACTACCATAGCCACAATCAAAAACAATAGGGATGATATCAATAAGGATATCAATGACGTGGAAACAACGGTACTCTTATTCTCTTGTTTATGATAAAACCGAAAAAAGGCGGTTTCCATACCATAGGCCAAGAACACATTGAAAATAGCGATCCAAGAATAAATATTTACATACTGCCCATAACCCGAAGCATTCTCAAAGACCGACGTGTACAGCGGAAGTAAAAAAAATGAAATGACCCTTGGCAAAACGGTTGCAAGGCCATAGATAAAAGTCTGTTTAAAAAGTTTTTTTAACGGGTTCAATGGGGATTCAGTCTTAAAAAACCTATGGTAAGGTGACCGCAAGTTACATAAAACCCAAAAACTATATGACGAGACCCTATTTTTCTGCGTTTTACATACCTCGGAATTCTCTTTATGGGGACATATCCAAAACTTGAGCTCAAAACCGCATTGCGCCTAAATAATTTATATTTTTAGGTATAAACTATTTGGCTCATGAAAACTCCAACAAAACCATTGTTATTTTTCCTTTCCTTTCTTATCCTATTTTCTTGTGCTGAAAAGAAAAAGGAAGCCGATAAAGTGGTCCATGAAAAACCGAACATCATTTTTATCATGTCCGATGATCATGCCTACCAGGCCATTAGCGCATATAGTAACCATCTGATAGAAACTCCAAATATTGACCGTATAGGTAAGGAAGGTATTGTTTTTACCAACGCCAGTGTCACCAATTCCATTTGTGCTCCTTCACGAGCTACAATTTTAACCGGAAAACATACACATATCAATGGAAAAGTGGACAATCAAATGCCTTTTGATACGACTCAGGTTACGTTTCCACAAATTTTTCAAGAAGCAGGCTACCAAACTGCCATGTTTGGAAAACTCCACTTTGGCAATAACCCAAAAGGCGTGGATGAGTTTATGATTTTACCGGACCAAGGTTCGTACATTAATCCAGATTTTATTACCAAAACAGGCGATACAACACGAATTGAAGGATATGTTACCGATGTTATTACTGACCTAACCTTGAATTGGCTGGACAAAAAAAGAGATACGTTAAAGCCTTTTATGCTGATGTACTTGCACAAGGCTCCCCATAGACCTTGGTGGCCCAGACCGGATAAGTTCAAAGAGTTTTTGGGCAAGAAATTTCCAGAACCAGAATCGTTGTTCGATGACTACAAGAATAGAGGAACAGCTGCCAAAACTGCCGAAATGAACCTACTGCACGACATGATGTACAATCACGACAGTAAGATTAGACCTGAGGTGACCCAACGCATGAAAAATTTGAGCCCAAAGGTGCGGGAATATAAGGGTGGGTTTCAAATGCCCTACACTGATCGCGTAAATGAGGAGCAAAAAGCACTTTACGAGCCTATTTTGGATGAAATCAATAAAGATTTTGAGGAGAATTGGCCTACGATGACCGATGAGGAAAAGATGAAATGGAAATACCAACGGTACATGCAGGATTATTTGGCCTGTGTCTCTTCCGTAGATGACAATGTGGGGCGGTTGCTCGAATATTTGGATGAAAACCAATTAGCGGACAATACCATGGTCGTGTATACTTCG
The nucleotide sequence above comes from Flagellimonas sp. HMM57. Encoded proteins:
- the dut gene encoding dUTP diphosphatase, whose product is MKVNIINTSAHQLPHYETVASAGMDLRANLQEPITLKSLERAIIPTGIFIELPVGYEAQVRPRSGLAAKKGISVLNAPGTIDADYRGEIGVILVNLSHEDFTIEDGERIAQMVIAKHERAEWIAVESLSDTERGAGGFGSTGKK
- the dprA gene encoding DNA-processing protein DprA, with amino-acid sequence MTDDEIIAVLRLQTVPNIGNVTAKKLIAHCGSPTAIFEDKMQHLLKIESVGQATIKGLFDTVHLEEAEAEYDYIKKEHVGICYFMDKNYPEYLKHCFDGPIVLFKRGNIDLEHRKIISVVGTRNVTSYGTAFCEEFIEEIAPLNPVIVSGFAYGVDITVQKAAMEKGLQTIGCLAHGLNQIYPKKHKNYVSGIEKNGGFITEFWSTSNPDRENFLKRNRIIAGMSEATIVVESAEKGGSLVTADLANGYNREVFGVPGRYKDKFSKGCNDLIKKQKAHMLTSAAELIYLLGWKLEKQQPVLQKQLFVELDETEQKVCSYLQTHGKQLLDTIALECGIPVHKTSSILFNMEMKSVIRALPGKLFEVV
- a CDS encoding lipopolysaccharide assembly protein LapB translates to MNEFLRNISFFVFGLLFSTTFYSQEEEKINVEQSSEVFLEEYTDEFQEAFFEALKQKGIQNYDRAIDLFLECKRIEPTNSVIDYELAKTYFLDKQYIQAQQYSIEALVAQPTDYWHLEVLLNILEKQGSNIDIVQSNIPYTNKKLQENLAVLYFKRKKYNAALKVLESFENSQFATDLARRINDSIQKNTITRTTTFSYEVKPSVEDDPVAQYKSTIEALLEKRAYKQMEEVSQEALDSYPLQPYFYYAYGTALNGVSKSSKATEVLESALDYLFDDTALANKIYKELSKAYMAIGNTSKANEYANKIKPGL
- a CDS encoding aldo/keto reductase, with the protein product MGTITDLQGTFKLHNGVQMPYFGLGVYLSKDGNEVISAVREALNHGYRHIDTAAIYKNEQGVGTGLRESEVDRKDVFVVSKVWNDDQGYDSTLKAFDASLERLGMDYLDLYLIHWPKGELSKDTWRAMERLYQEQRIRSIGVSNFLQHHLEDLLTEAEVVPMVNQMEFHPYLVQQDLMDFCIQNKIQYEAWSPMMQGKIFDMDEFKQLGEKYNKTAAQIVLRWDLQKGVVTIPKSSKKERIIANADVFDFELSPEDVQLLDNLDKGHRFGPNPDNFDF
- a CDS encoding acyl-CoA thioesterase, whose translation is MRAKTPKESRTTMTDMVLPSETNPLNNLFGGELLARMDRAASISARRHSRRITVTASVNHVAFNRSVPLGSVVTVEASVSRAFRTSMEIFIDVWMEDRFTGERTKANEAIYTFVAVDETGIPTEVPPLEPETELEKERFAAALRRKQLSLVLAGKMKPTDATELKALFMG
- a CDS encoding murein hydrolase activator EnvC gives rise to the protein MLDKIPYRTLSLLITFFISTNCFTQTSEQKALEAKRERLQNEIKEINRLLFAEKKEKGTVLDQMEALDKKINVSQELIRVTNQQSNLLNRQINVNIRNISKLREDLKILKTDYAELIQKSYQNKSQNNRLMFLLSSENFYQAFKRLQYMEQYAKHRKKQGEDIIKKTDELAVLNRDLVEQRKTKEQLLAENKRVKNKLSAEIATQKNLLRSIQQNETKYTAAIAKKQKEARKIDREIERLIKSAIVKTNKKAGKSSSTKFVLTPEAKLVATNFSSNKGKLIWPVEKGVKSQGYGVYSDKLYPGIKHRNNGVTIATDKGSKARAIFEGEVIAILSVPGGSRGVQIKHGNYISTYYNLSNVYVKKGDKVSVKEALGDIYTNRFDGTTKLKFYLYQDSNRLNPEDWIYQL
- a CDS encoding SPOR domain-containing protein, with protein sequence MRIETYIQELLYDYNCVVVPNFGAFLAHGKSTELDTATNTLIPPTKVVSFNAQLSKNDGLLVSHIAKAKNLGYEAALQEVMFESEAWNKKLERAERIELFGIGELWLNKEQKVQFQPENKINYLSSSFGLSAFTVTPIQREVLKEEVEELEEKIPFIITPEKREQSSFRPWLKYAAIFLLAVSVGVTSYRTYGDVQQKKVAVQQDAQKQVSRLIQEATFFDSAPLELPALSIKVNKKQLGKHHIIAGAFRIEKNAEKKVALLKQKGYNAFYLGTNKYGLHQVAYDSFENPDEALNYLRKIKRTVSSDAWLLSEK
- a CDS encoding sugar phosphate nucleotidyltransferase, with translation MKIIVPMAGRGSRLRPHTLTVPKPLIPVAGKPIVHRLVTDIAKVLGEQIEEVAFILGDPAFFGDDVVDSLMQLAKNLGAKGSIYRQDEPLGTGHAIMSAKESLSGPAVIAYADTLIRADFDLDKSADSVIWVKQVDRPEAFGVVKLSKQNEIVELVEKPQEFVSDLAVIGIYYFKDVAVLKNELQYVLDNDIINGGEYQINDGIKRMMEKGMKFVPGKVDEWMDCGNKNVTVETNQRMLGFLEKDGEELISKSVQKENANIIEPCFIGENVVLKNTTVGPYVSIGDNTTVENSTVKNSLIQTNTSIKNANLDNAMIGNQVVFDGNFETISIGDYSVME
- a CDS encoding lipopolysaccharide biosynthesis protein, which encodes MNPLKKLFKQTFIYGLATVLPRVISFFLLPLYTSVFENASGYGQYVNIYSWIAIFNVFLAYGMETAFFRFYHKQENKSTVVSTSLISLLISSLLFLIVAMVVKESLSDFTNINPDYIKFTAYILVLDALVIIPFALLRAQEKPMKYAVFKSINVIINLSFNVFFLLILPKIAQESADRVLNSIYKADWEIQYIFISNIIASGVTLLILLPTYFKVSYTFDAALWKRMLKYAGPVMVAGIAFTINEVVDKILLTAILPEGIAEAEVGKYGACYKLALFMTLFGTAFRMGVEPFFFSHAKTENSKDTYAQITNYFVILGSLILLGVVVFVDVLGKFLLGKAVYWEALDIVPIILLGSFCLGIYHNLSVWYKVTDRTKFGAYISSVGALITLGINIIFIPKIGYLASALATLAAYASMMLLSYYFGRKYYPVPYNMRKIVFYLSVSISFSALSFYVFNRNLIAGGLLLLLFLGMLYKLEGDKLKKIFLQRES
- the trpS gene encoding tryptophan--tRNA ligase, whose amino-acid sequence is MARILTGIQSTGTPHLGNILGAIIPAIQMAQDPNNESFLFIADMHSLTQIKNGEELRNNTYATAATWLAFGLDIEKTVFYRQSDVPQVTELSWYLSCFYPYQRLTLAHSFKDKADRLEDVNSGLFTYPMLMAADILLYDADIVPVGKDQLQHLEMTRDVASRFHHQLGETFVLPKAKVQEETMYIPGTDGEKMSKSKGNIINLFQPDKKLRKQLMGIVTDSTPMEDPKDPTNDNVFALYKILATPEQVEEMSANYLAGNYGYGHAKQALYEVILSKFEEPREKFEYYMNHLNEVDEALSIGAEKAKKIADGVLNRVREKLGY
- a CDS encoding DUF4292 domain-containing protein gives rise to the protein MELTLDRIKAQSAALLFLVLIFGACKSKKAVTGGNIDEGISTKRIIAKHYTNQLDFKTLSGRVKIDYSNGDESQGVTVSLRMEKDKVIWISAPLGMVKAHITPERVSFYNKLQNEYFDGDFSYLSGLLGTDLDFDKVQNLLLGNAILDLREEKYTSTVNTKSYQLKPKKARELFKILFELEPKNFKIATQEISQPEKERQLSANYTYQDISGRVLPDEIKIEAREEDENTNIDLSFKSLELNRTLNFPYKVPKGFDKIVLK